One Aegilops tauschii subsp. strangulata cultivar AL8/78 chromosome 2, Aet v6.0, whole genome shotgun sequence genomic window, GATTTCCTTTATGTAATAAGATCAAGTAGAATATCCTGATTTATTTTCAAACGATTTTGTTTAAGATGCTAACTCCATGTGTGACCGCAAAAAATCGCCCGTTTTTTGTGGAGGGGGGAGGATAAAGTTAACAGTTCTGATACTTCATGGTGACTTTTTAACTCGTTCTGAAGCTTAGGGTGTAGCATGCACTTATCTCTTAACAAATCCTTGATGATTTGCTGGTTCttttagtatcaatttttttacCTAATATCCAATCATCAGGTGCTTGGCTTTGTCAGATTAGCTCACCAATAGGAACCATATGCACAATTTCTAGGTCGACTGGGAAAAAATTCTAGTGGCTGGACTTGTGAATTGCATGTTATATAAGCTGCAACTGAATTATGTAGACTTCAGACTTCAGAGCACGACCTATTGCTATCTTGTTGTACTTGTGCACATCTCACTTTTTCTTGACCTGTTTTTAACTGTTGCTCTTCTCACTTCACAGTTTGACATGTTCGATTAGATGAGCATGAAATCgacccccctccacacacacacacacacacacacacacaaacaaaatGCAGTGACACTTGCCAAAGCATCATTACAGATTAAGCTATTGCAAAGACTTACAAAGTTCATCTTTACAACGGAATCCTTTTTAAAGAGGAATCCTTCACTCATTAAACTGAATATTTGTACAGTAGTAATGGTACGATTGTACTAGTGCACTCTTGAGAAGAACAATGGTGGATTAGCGAGCCATCCAGCTAAAGAGATGCCATAATTCACATGGCCAGGGACCAATCGACGTCCTTCCCACTTGCTCCACGCTGTAGTGCACCGACAGAACGAAACTAGCACATGCATTTGTTTAGCCTTTTGGGGAGGCTGGAAAATATAAATTGTGTAGAGAATTTCTTTTAGCAATAAACCACTCAGTAGGAACTGGCGAAATTCTCTAGTCAGAAGTGAGACCTTATGTTTCAGTTCCAAACTTTCAATAGCAACGTGTATTTGGCGATGTATAGGACAGAAGGATTGGTGGTGCTGTGTAAACAGAAAAGATTTAACAAGAGGAACTGGTGAGCTACTTCTGTGTTAAGATATCAACATAAGTAGTGGCCGATTTCCTTCATTTGATGGTGGCAAGAAGATCAAGAAAGATAATCTGGCAACAACCCACATACATCACCATGTCCAAACATGCATCAAGAGAGGCTCAATAGGTAATATTCCCCTGACTGTTTTACACAGTAGTTGTTTCCTTAACATTTTAGAACAACTAGAAGCTAAAGTAAAAGCGCAATTTGGCATGCTAAAAATGGTGGAAGTTGAGCATAAAACGATCTTCTTTCCTTTGGCTGTTCAGACAATGAGTTAAGTGAGGTTGAAGCATGCATCAATCATTTCGAGATGACAGATTGTTGACAAATGACAACgaacaagaaaaataaagaacTGATAAACTGGCTGTGTCTCGTCTGTTATGCTTATTGACATTTTGATCGAGGACAAGATGAATGCTAACACAATCAGCAAATAATGATAATCAAGAAGGTGATAACCCACCTACATCTACATGCACGCGTAGTTGGATCACGCATGAAGAAGCCAGGAGATGGCCGGTGCCGACAGACTGAAAATTAGCCAGGGAACTTCTACTCCAAGGAATGAACCAAATGACCGGTGTGCTACCGGCAGCGCTTTAGAAACACTTGCCGACAGCAAGCCGAAAATCACGCGGGGGGAGGAGGGGGGGATCATATGCTCAAAATGTTCTAACCTAAGTCTCCATAAAAAAAAACTTCAGAAATTGGTCAaaggcttgggggggggggggggggggggggcgcagcgcCCCCCTGGCCCCAACATAGCTCCGCCACTGCCGACAACTGAATGCAAtggtgcatagttcaaattttcTAACAATCCCTCTTTTGAGTAGAATATTTTAGTAAAATCTAAATGCTGTCGAATTTAAAAGATCAATTTCAAATGCGTCTATTTAATAAATATTTGACTGATTATTTTATTCTTTTGTACCTATTTTATCATTCTCCCAATTATTTTTAAGATTACCAAGTTTATCAATTTTATTTCTTCCACAATTTTTACATTATGTCCCGTTTTATCTATATTTTTTTTACTTTTGCTAAAGATTTTAGATTTCCTTAATTTAGTAAGATTTAATATAATTTCATGATTTATTTTCAAACAAACTTTTTTACGATGCTAACTCAACGTTGTGTATCCATGTGGACAATAATAACCCATAAAAAAAGTTGGACACGTGCCCCGTTAGTCAAAACCACCCCTTTTGGGTAGTGGGGGAGAGGATAAAGTTAACCGTTATAATAGTTCATCGGTGACTTTTAACCCTCTGATGTTTAGGTATATCATGCACTTATCTCTGACAGAGAAGCACCACATCCATTGGTTTGTTGGTTCTTTTAGTATCAATTGTTGACTTGATACCCATTCATCAGGTGCTTGGCTTTGTAGGGTTAGCTCACCAATAGCAAAACCAATGCGCAGTTTCTAGGCCTAATGGGAAGGAAATCTAGTGGTTGGGCTTTGGTGAATTGCCTGTCATGTATGCTGAAACTGAATTCTGCAGTTCAGACTTCAAAcccatttcttttcttttcttttcttttcttttctttgtggGGGACTTCAAACCTTGACTTCAGGCGATTTGTTTGTATTTGTACATCTCACCCTTCCTGGACCTGCTTTGCAAACGATATATGTTCTTCTTACTTGATAGTTTGACATGTTCGATATGAACAGCAAATTGAAAACTCCCCCAGAAaaattatgtactccctccgatccaaattaATTGTCGCAGCTCTAGTACAACTTTGTATTAAAGTTGTACTAAAGGTGCGACAATTAATTTGGATCAGAGGGAGTGGTAAACTTTACAGGCAAAGCATCCTTACAGATTACTACCGCACTGCTAGTGGATACAGGATAGCTGAGAAGAACGATCATGGATTAGTGACCCGTCAGATAAAGAGAGTCCATAATTCACATGGCTTGGGACCAAATCCAATGGTCCTCCTCCCACCTGCTCCACACTATGTATCAAGAAAGAGCAGAAAACAACAGAAAGTAGCACATACATTTGTTTAGCCTTTTGGGGATGCTGCAAAATACAAATTATATACAGCACAAAAGCAGCAGAAGATTCCTCAAAAAACAAATGCAGCAGAGAAACAACTCAACAAGAACTGGAAAATGTGTTCATACAAAAGTGAGACCTTATGTTTTTCAGATCCAATAGCAACAtgtcttttttttgttttgagATGAATAGCAACATCTATTTGGTGGTGATGTGTGTAAACTCTAAAGACACAAGATTTAACAAGAGGAACTGGTGGGCAGCTTCAGTGTTAAGATATCGACGTAAGTAGTTGTCCGTTTCCATGACTTAACGATGACAAGAAGATCAAGAAAGAGAAATCTTGCAACCAACCACACACAACAGTACATGCATCAAGAAAGCCCCAGAGGGTAATATTCCCCTGACTGTTTTATAGCTAGCTGGTTCCTTGACATTTCATCAGAACTAGTAGAAGAAAAAAGAAGGCAAAGTGTAATTCGGCATTCTGTACTAAAAATGGTGAAAATTGAGCATCAGATGATCCTGTTTTTATTTTCCTTTGGTTGTTCAGACGTTGAGTTGAGTGAAGTTGAAGCATGCACCAATCAGTTCGAGATGCATGACAGATTGACAAATGATGACAACTAGCAAGAAAAATATAGAACCGGTAAACTGGTTATGTCTTGTCTGTCATGCTTATTGACAATTTTGGTAACACAATCCACAAAGAATGATACTACCCGTAGTTGGATCACGCGTGAGAGGGGCCAAGAAATGGCCGCTGCCGACAGACAGACTGAAAATTAGCCAGGAAACTTTTATTACGAGAAGAAGAATCAACCAGAAAAGCTGGTGAGCTACTTGCAACGCTTTTGTATAAACACTAGTATTTGATTGGACGCGTGCCCTTGAGAGTTGAGACTGAACCGCCCGGGAAACCCTACTTTTTGGCCTTCCTGAATCAGAAAACGTGAATGATTAAGACAAGCTCGGTGCGTGCATGTACGGATGGCCTATTTGAATGAAAGTTGGTGCACTCGAGACTGACAGGTTACCAGCAGCACAAAGCGGTTGATGATGCCTCCACGGCTCCATTGTTTTCTTTATTATTATTATCGGCACAGCTAATTAAGTGTTGCAATTGCATGACGATCTTGACACACTTTGGACGAGCAAGCTGAACTCCAAATGATCCATTCTGAATCACTTTCTCAAACAATCGCTATAACTATATAGCAGTAGTAGTATCCTCTCTGCCAATATTTGACGCGATAAATCGCGACCTAGCTTCAAATCCTCTCCGGACAGATCCGGGTGTCCAACCCATAAATCTCATTTCAGTAAGAACGAACGAACGAATGACGCCATGCTCGCACGCACCACGCAGCGCGAGCAGGCAGCGGCGGCGAAGAACGCGCCGCCATTTCCAGCAGCTCAGTTGCTGTTCTGGTCGACGAGCACGTGCACGGTGGCGGACACGGCCTTGTCGGTGGCCACGACGACCTGGTTGCCGGAGATGTTCCTGAGCGTGTGCCCGGGGAAcgcgtcgccggcgacgagcgaGTACTGCACGTGCCCGATCCGGTCCGGGAAGAGCAGCACCGGCGCGAAGTCCACGGTCCAGGAGCTGCCGTTGCCCTCGGCGGAGCCGCGCGCCGTGGTGGCCTTGAGGTTCATCCCCATGGCGGAGTTCTGCTGCACGTAGACCTGCTCCACCGTCCCGAACGCGCCGTCCAGCTGCACGATGTCCACGCCCTTGCCCCGCCCGTTGAACATGTTGCCGGTGATCTGTACGCCGCGTGCCACGCCGGTGACCGCCTTGAGCACCACGTTGGCGTCGCCGAGGAAGAAGGAGCCCGACACGTGCAGCAGCACGGGGTCCTCGGCCACGATGCTGGTGTAGTCCATGTAGCAGTTGCTGAGCCACGTCTGCGTGAGCCCCGGCACCTTGAGGTGGATGCCGGTGCCGCCGAACCCGGTGGCCTTGTTGTAGCAGTGCACGCCGGAGATGGTGTTGGCGCCGCCGGTGACCATGATCCCGGTGGCCGCGgagaagaccaccacgtcggagacGGAGTTGTCGTTGCCGTCGAGCCGGATGGCCGTGCCGCCGAAGGAGCGCTCCCCCGGGTCGGTGCCGGCGGTCATGTGCTGGCCCAGGAAGGTGTTGCGGATGTACGTCTCGTGGCCGCCGCGCACCGCGATGCCCTCCGTCTCGAAGCCGGTGATGTAGCAGTTGTCGACGCCGACGCGCAGCGAGTCCACCAccgccacgccgccgccccgGTAGCCGCAGTCCAGCATCAGGTCCCGCAGCGTCACGTACTCGTAGTGGTAGCTCGATGAGGAGGAGGCCGCCGACGAGCCCGCCGAGAGCTCGATCAGGTACCGGTCCGTCGGGAACTCCGCCGACGCCCGCAGCGAGCCGCTGTGGATCTGCCACGTGGACGCACCCCAGCGATCGTCAGACAATGTACTCACGCATTGGCACATTGTGCAGTTCATTTGCGCAACGGTCTTGTTATTTACCTTGAAGTTGCCGCCGCCGGAGGCCGGCAGGGTGAGGGGGCCGTTGACGAGGTAGGTGCCGCCGTCGAGGTGGATCTCGGCGCCGCCGAGGTCGGGGATGCCGGCGGTCATGGTGGCGTTGGAGGGGGGGCTGAAGGCGTCGGCGATGGCCTTCTTGATGGCCGCCGTGGCGTCTGCGGCGCCGGTGGGGTCGGCGCCGTAGTCCGTCACGTGGTACACCCGCGAGCCCGCCGAGGACTGCAACGAAAACCCACCACGTCAGACGTGACAGCAATCGGCTGGTGGTCAGTGCGATCTGCGATGCGCCGCACCGAGCGGCCAATGATGGATGGGAGCCCGAGTAGTACGTAGCCGCACTGCACTGCACCCAAGCGTTTGACATTTGTCGGGTGGGTGGTTGGGAGGTGGGGCAGTTAGTGCTGCTACTTTCTACTACTGGCATGACCAAACTCGGGAAGAGAAGGGAGAATCATTTGTCGAGGGACGGAAAGTTTCTTTGCTCATGCCTAACATTCTAGACGAAACTGCATTTGTAATAAGCTGACGGATGAATGAAGAGATCAACACGGGGAGATAGTAGATTCAGGCGCACGGCGTGCCCCTGATTTCCAGTCAAGGCTCGAGACCTGACGCAAATGCAGACATGGAAAAACAACGGGAAGATGTTCTACTTCCATTTGCGTTTTCTTTTCAACTTTTAATTAAAAAAGGTTCCTTTTGAGGTGAAAGGAACGGCTCATTTTTCCTTTTGCAAAAGCGAATGTATGAGAAATCTCCCGGAAAGCAAAGCAAACCGACACTTCCTCTGTTCCTCCGCGCTTCTACTGTAATTTGTAATTAAACTAGCACGAAAACGAACGTTAACAACAACTGCTCCCACGAAAAGATGTTCCAACGGAACTACGGAAGGGCCATGAATGTAACCACATGATTCCATGAACTGCTCCCGTTTTAATTCAAAACAAAGTGATTACT contains:
- the LOC109765877 gene encoding polygalacturonase QRT3, producing the protein MEVLAGGGRGGLLHAVLLAGAALVALTGGAEAWAHHGAAGARAGAERRYRDLAAGRMESVRSSFGKARRGLATSSAGSRVYHVTDYGADPTGAADATAAIKKAIADAFSPPSNATMTAGIPDLGGAEIHLDGGTYLVNGPLTLPASGGGNFKIHSGSLRASAEFPTDRYLIELSAGSSAASSSSSYHYEYVTLRDLMLDCGYRGGGVAVVDSLRVGVDNCYITGFETEGIAVRGGHETYIRNTFLGQHMTAGTDPGERSFGGTAIRLDGNDNSVSDVVVFSAATGIMVTGGANTISGVHCYNKATGFGGTGIHLKVPGLTQTWLSNCYMDYTSIVAEDPVLLHVSGSFFLGDANVVLKAVTGVARGVQITGNMFNGRGKGVDIVQLDGAFGTVEQVYVQQNSAMGMNLKATTARGSAEGNGSSWTVDFAPVLLFPDRIGHVQYSLVAGDAFPGHTLRNISGNQVVVATDKAVSATVHVLVDQNSN